In Isoptericola jiangsuensis, the following proteins share a genomic window:
- a CDS encoding transglutaminaseTgpA domain-containing protein has protein sequence MIPAHAGPLARVVAAAVLVAVAVGASMLALTTVVLPGPWVREGLVGVAVVAATTCAVRCVLDSRARRRGEAGGGAVLPTLAGVVVTGWFLLSRYGSPTSDPDLVVGPEHAERLVARLGEAGEIVRAEVAPVPGTLPLALLVVGGALAVLLLADLLVGGLHWHAAAGLPLLALWAPPLVLVGDVPRAVFVVVVAALLLLLTVPPPRTAPATRPPGAVRRAERSRAVLTSATAVVVALVAGAVASASSALPGYAGAWYQAFTTSGDAIQLAEDLDVLGSLTERSGEVVLTYTAPEEGVGPLRTYTASAFDGRRWQRGDERAGEAFAPDDLLWPEDLDARGLDAPRSVTVTVGSLREDQLPVAVEPRAVTVDGTWGYDPVRDEVVGDRTDPAASYTLTVRARELGPDRLREAGAGTAVDAYLEVPATEHADDVADLAREVVGDAGTAYDQAVVLQRWLRDPSRFTYATELPRGGTGDPVWDFLQHRTGYCVQFATTMTVMARTLGIPARLGVGFLPGEAVEAPTQDDDTQVFQVTGQDSHAWPELYFAGVGWVRFEPTPSVQTGPPPEYTEPARGDAAPGASPQPVPTGVQEVPPTRAATEPTPTGSAAATAPTTSRNPERPWVVGGVVAVVVLAAAGAALLLTRRRRADGPPDAEEAWGRVVRSLARDGIHLPPATTPRQAPQAVVDAVVAARGDRPSAEVRDGLERLSSAVEDARYAPPPAPHVEDGTEVEPEEVDLGEIADAVVDALAQGGSARRGPRAWLGRLLRRS, from the coding sequence ATGATCCCCGCGCACGCCGGCCCCCTGGCCCGCGTCGTCGCCGCCGCCGTCCTGGTGGCGGTGGCCGTCGGCGCCTCGATGCTGGCGCTCACCACCGTCGTCCTGCCGGGTCCGTGGGTCCGTGAGGGCCTGGTCGGCGTGGCGGTCGTCGCCGCGACCACGTGCGCGGTCCGCTGCGTCCTCGACTCGCGGGCCCGGCGGCGGGGCGAGGCGGGCGGCGGTGCCGTGCTGCCGACCCTCGCGGGGGTCGTCGTCACCGGCTGGTTCCTGCTGTCCCGGTACGGCTCGCCCACCTCCGACCCGGACCTCGTCGTCGGTCCCGAGCACGCGGAGCGGCTCGTCGCCCGGCTCGGCGAGGCGGGCGAGATCGTGCGCGCGGAGGTCGCGCCCGTGCCCGGCACGCTCCCCCTGGCCCTGCTCGTGGTGGGCGGTGCCCTGGCCGTGCTGCTGCTCGCCGACCTCCTCGTCGGCGGGCTGCACTGGCACGCCGCCGCCGGCCTGCCCCTGCTGGCCCTGTGGGCACCGCCGCTCGTCCTGGTCGGGGACGTGCCGCGCGCCGTCTTCGTGGTCGTCGTGGCCGCCCTGCTGCTGCTCCTCACCGTGCCCCCGCCGCGCACGGCGCCCGCGACCCGACCGCCGGGCGCCGTCCGGCGCGCCGAGCGCTCCCGCGCCGTGCTGACCTCGGCCACCGCGGTCGTCGTGGCGCTCGTCGCCGGGGCCGTGGCGAGCGCCTCCTCCGCCCTGCCCGGCTATGCGGGCGCCTGGTACCAGGCGTTCACCACCTCCGGCGACGCGATCCAGCTCGCCGAGGACCTCGACGTCCTGGGCAGCCTCACCGAGAGGTCGGGCGAGGTCGTCCTGACCTACACCGCGCCCGAGGAGGGCGTCGGCCCGCTGCGCACCTACACGGCGTCCGCGTTCGACGGCCGGCGCTGGCAGCGCGGCGACGAGCGTGCCGGCGAGGCCTTCGCCCCCGACGACCTCCTGTGGCCCGAGGACCTGGACGCGCGCGGCCTGGACGCCCCTCGCTCCGTCACCGTCACCGTGGGCTCCCTGCGCGAGGACCAGCTGCCCGTCGCCGTCGAGCCCCGCGCCGTCACCGTCGACGGCACGTGGGGCTACGACCCCGTCCGCGACGAGGTCGTCGGCGACCGCACCGACCCCGCCGCCAGCTACACGCTCACGGTGCGGGCCCGCGAGCTCGGACCCGACCGGCTCCGCGAGGCCGGGGCCGGCACCGCCGTGGACGCCTACCTGGAGGTCCCCGCCACCGAGCACGCCGACGATGTCGCGGACCTCGCGCGCGAGGTCGTGGGCGACGCGGGCACGGCGTACGACCAGGCCGTGGTGCTCCAGCGGTGGCTGCGCGACCCGTCACGGTTCACCTACGCCACCGAGCTCCCCCGCGGCGGCACCGGTGACCCCGTGTGGGACTTCCTGCAGCACCGGACCGGCTACTGCGTCCAGTTCGCCACCACGATGACGGTGATGGCGCGCACGCTCGGGATCCCCGCGCGGCTCGGCGTCGGGTTCCTGCCCGGCGAGGCCGTCGAGGCGCCCACGCAGGACGACGACACGCAGGTGTTCCAGGTCACCGGTCAGGACTCCCACGCCTGGCCCGAGCTGTACTTCGCGGGCGTCGGATGGGTGCGGTTCGAGCCGACGCCGTCCGTGCAGACCGGTCCGCCGCCCGAGTACACGGAGCCGGCCCGCGGGGACGCCGCGCCCGGCGCGTCGCCCCAGCCGGTCCCCACCGGGGTGCAGGAGGTGCCGCCCACCCGGGCGGCGACCGAGCCGACCCCGACGGGGTCGGCGGCCGCCACCGCACCGACGACGTCCCGGAACCCGGAGCGGCCGTGGGTCGTCGGCGGCGTCGTCGCGGTCGTGGTCCTCGCGGCGGCGGGCGCCGCGCTGCTCCTGACCCGGCGACGCCGGGCCGACGGCCCGCCCGACGCCGAGGAGGCCTGGGGCCGGGTCGTGCGGTCGCTGGCCCGGGACGGCATCCACCTCCCGCCGGCGACGACACCGCGGCAGGCGCCCCAGGCCGTGGTCGACGCCGTCGTCGCCGCGCGGGGCGACCGGCCGTCCGCCGAGGTGCGGGACGGGCTGGAACGGCTCAGCTCCGCCGTGGAGGACGCCCGCTACGCGCCGCCGCCCGCCCCGCACGTCGAGGACGGGACCGAGGTCGAGCCCGAGGAGGTCGACCTCGGGGAGATCGCCGACGCCGTCGTCGACGCTCTCGCCCAGGGCGGGTCGGCCCGGCGCGGCCCGCGCGCCTGGCTCGGACGGCTGCTGCGTCGCTCCTGA
- a CDS encoding DUF58 domain-containing protein: MRPRALTPLRRLAAVRPTARGGGLLGAGGVLAAVGVVLDLPDLVGLGAAGVLVVLVAWASLAWQHLDSGRGALDVTRSVDPHPVVAGSTATTALRVAVRHRTGAAFERLARLRLSEQAAHELAGTTGIRAHVRSAPDRIDVTYQLTPVRRGRWGLGPVLTTRTDVFGLVRTTQPLGVTTRVAVWPRTTALSVRAPALGDLDRAATGARLSATDDTVLREYVAGDDPRRVHWAASARQGHLIVRADEGAGFRPVTVLLDRALLAPAPEDRPGARPASHQAVEDGEWAVSLAASVAVSFLEAGHPTRLVATTTAPERTEHTAGARAGRARLLDATVDLTGIGGDAVRALTRTVQVVRAGRSQSEITVAVVGPLDQAGRHALASLGADGVCWAVLVVPRGTGMRHDVTPTADALRAAGWRVATCPPGTDPSLAWSALTGRVA, translated from the coding sequence ATGAGGCCGCGGGCCCTGACCCCGCTGCGGCGCCTCGCCGCCGTCCGCCCGACCGCGCGCGGCGGCGGCCTGCTCGGCGCCGGCGGCGTGCTGGCGGCCGTCGGCGTCGTGCTGGACCTGCCGGACCTCGTGGGGCTCGGCGCCGCCGGGGTGCTCGTCGTCCTGGTCGCCTGGGCGTCGCTGGCGTGGCAGCACCTGGACTCCGGTCGCGGCGCGCTCGACGTCACCCGGTCCGTCGACCCGCACCCCGTGGTCGCGGGGAGCACCGCCACGACCGCCCTGCGGGTCGCGGTGCGCCACCGCACCGGCGCGGCGTTCGAGCGTCTCGCCCGGCTGCGCCTGTCCGAGCAGGCCGCCCACGAGCTCGCCGGGACCACCGGCATCCGCGCGCACGTCCGGTCCGCGCCGGACCGCATCGACGTGACCTACCAGCTCACCCCGGTCCGCCGCGGCCGCTGGGGGCTCGGACCGGTCCTGACCACGCGCACCGACGTGTTCGGGCTGGTGCGCACCACCCAGCCGCTCGGCGTCACCACCCGCGTCGCGGTCTGGCCGCGCACCACCGCGCTGTCCGTGCGCGCCCCCGCACTCGGCGACCTCGACCGCGCCGCGACCGGCGCCCGGCTGTCCGCCACCGACGACACCGTGCTGCGCGAGTACGTCGCGGGCGACGACCCGCGCCGCGTGCACTGGGCGGCCTCCGCCCGGCAGGGCCACCTCATCGTGCGGGCCGACGAGGGCGCCGGGTTCCGCCCCGTCACCGTGCTGCTCGACCGGGCGCTGCTCGCGCCGGCTCCCGAGGACCGCCCCGGCGCCCGTCCGGCCTCGCACCAGGCCGTCGAGGACGGCGAGTGGGCGGTGTCGCTGGCCGCGTCGGTCGCCGTGTCGTTCCTCGAGGCCGGGCACCCGACCCGCCTGGTCGCGACGACCACCGCCCCCGAGCGCACCGAGCACACCGCCGGCGCCCGCGCCGGGCGGGCCCGCCTCCTCGACGCCACCGTCGACCTCACCGGCATCGGCGGGGACGCCGTGCGCGCCCTGACCCGCACCGTGCAGGTCGTGCGTGCCGGCCGCTCCCAGTCCGAGATCACCGTGGCCGTCGTCGGTCCCCTCGACCAGGCCGGACGGCACGCCCTCGCCTCGCTCGGCGCCGACGGCGTCTGCTGGGCCGTCCTCGTCGTCCCGCGCGGCACCGGGATGCGCCACGACGTCACGCCGACGGCGGACGCCCTGCGTGCGGCCGGCTGGCGCGTCGCCACCTGCCCGCCCGGCACCGACCCGTCCCTCGCCTGGTCGGCGCTCACCGGGAGGGTCGCATGA
- a CDS encoding AAA family ATPase translates to MQPDHAPGSVRDAAPGTDPRDALRDGLGELVATTDRVRHAIESVLHGRPDLARLTVAVLLAGGHLLVEDVPGVGKTTLAKAVARSIDCRVGRVQFTPDLLPSDLTGVNVYRTTTGEFEFRPGPVFNNVVIGDEINRASPKTQSALLECMEEGHVTVDGTTHPLPRPFLVVATQNPVEMEGTYPLPEAQRDRFAARLSVGYPSTAAELAMLDSHALVDPIDRLEPVTTAEVMTRLAGWVRAVHASNAVKQYVVDLVGATRDHEGLRLGASPRASLQLLRVARAHAAMSGRLHVLPDDVQALAVPVLAHRLVLSTESRLTGRTEVQVVEDVLARTPVPAGGAGHAPAAGGRRA, encoded by the coding sequence ATGCAGCCCGACCACGCCCCTGGATCCGTGCGGGACGCCGCACCCGGCACCGACCCCCGGGACGCGCTGCGCGACGGCCTGGGCGAGCTCGTCGCCACCACCGACCGGGTCCGGCACGCCATCGAGTCCGTGCTGCACGGGCGGCCCGACCTCGCCCGCCTCACCGTCGCCGTCCTCCTCGCGGGCGGGCACCTGCTCGTGGAGGACGTCCCCGGCGTCGGCAAGACCACGCTGGCCAAGGCCGTGGCCCGCAGCATCGACTGCCGCGTCGGCCGCGTGCAGTTCACCCCCGACCTGCTGCCCAGCGACCTCACCGGCGTGAACGTGTACCGGACCACGACCGGCGAGTTCGAGTTCCGGCCGGGGCCCGTGTTCAACAACGTCGTCATCGGCGACGAGATCAACCGCGCCTCGCCCAAGACGCAGTCGGCGCTGCTGGAGTGTATGGAGGAGGGGCACGTCACCGTCGACGGGACCACCCACCCGCTGCCGAGGCCGTTCCTCGTCGTGGCCACGCAGAACCCCGTCGAGATGGAGGGCACGTACCCGCTGCCCGAGGCGCAGCGGGACCGGTTCGCCGCCCGCCTGTCCGTCGGCTACCCCTCGACGGCCGCCGAGCTCGCGATGCTCGACTCGCACGCCCTGGTCGACCCGATCGACCGCCTCGAGCCCGTCACCACTGCGGAGGTCATGACGCGGCTCGCGGGCTGGGTGCGGGCCGTGCACGCCTCCAACGCCGTGAAGCAGTACGTCGTCGACCTCGTCGGCGCGACGCGCGACCACGAGGGGCTGCGGCTCGGCGCCTCGCCCCGCGCGTCCCTGCAGCTCCTGCGCGTCGCGCGGGCGCACGCCGCGATGTCGGGCCGCCTGCACGTCCTGCCCGACGACGTCCAGGCGCTCGCCGTGCCCGTGCTGGCCCACCGCCTCGTGCTGTCCACCGAGTCCCGCCTCACCGGCCGCACCGAGGTGCAGGTCGTCGAGGACGTCCTCGCCCGCACCCCGGTGCCCGCCGGCGGCGCCGGGCACGCACCCGCCGCGGGCGGCCGGCGGGCATGA
- the mraZ gene encoding division/cell wall cluster transcriptional repressor MraZ codes for MLLGTYTPRLDEKGRLILPAKFRGRLSDGLVMTRGQERCLFLLPMDEFSRMYEQVRQAPVTSRQARDYLRVFLSGASDEVPDKQGRVSIPAALRAYAGLDRDVAVIGAGTRVEVWDAQAWETYLAEQESSYAEVAEEIFPDLQF; via the coding sequence CTGCTGCTGGGCACGTACACCCCTCGGCTCGACGAGAAGGGGCGGCTCATCCTGCCCGCGAAGTTCCGCGGCCGTCTGTCCGACGGTCTCGTGATGACGCGGGGCCAGGAACGATGCCTGTTCCTCCTCCCCATGGACGAGTTCTCCCGGATGTACGAGCAGGTCCGGCAGGCGCCGGTCACCAGCCGGCAGGCGCGCGACTACCTCCGCGTGTTCCTGTCGGGGGCGTCCGACGAGGTGCCGGACAAGCAGGGTCGGGTCTCCATCCCGGCGGCGCTGCGCGCCTACGCCGGCCTGGACCGGGACGTCGCCGTGATCGGCGCCGGCACCCGGGTCGAGGTCTGGGACGCGCAGGCCTGGGAGACCTACCTCGCGGAGCAGGAGTCCTCCTACGCCGAGGTGGCGGAGGAGATCTTCCCGGACCTCCAGTTCTGA
- the rsmH gene encoding 16S rRNA (cytosine(1402)-N(4))-methyltransferase RsmH, which translates to MSTDDDRPARDRHLPVLMQRCVDLLAPALAEPGSVLVDCTLGMGGHTEAVLEQVPTARVLGIDRDPQALALASARLARFGDRFVPVHAVYDEIGDVVDEHADGAVQGVLMDLGVSSLQLDESERGFSYAQDAPLDMRMDQSRGMTAADVLNTYDERDLVRILRDYGEERFAQRVARAIVRRRQERPWERTAELADVVRGAIPAATRKTGGNPSKRTFQALRIEVNGELEVLERAVPAAIEALAVGGRIVVESYQSLEDRIVKRAIARGTTSSAPPGLPVEPETHKPYLEALTRGAEEADDAELERNPRSASVRLRAARRLRPTPDHLLGTSRKESR; encoded by the coding sequence GTGAGCACCGACGACGACCGGCCCGCCCGGGACCGCCACCTGCCCGTGCTGATGCAGCGCTGCGTCGACCTGCTGGCCCCGGCGCTCGCCGAGCCCGGCAGCGTCCTCGTGGACTGCACCCTCGGCATGGGCGGGCACACCGAGGCCGTCCTGGAGCAGGTGCCCACCGCGCGCGTGCTCGGTATCGACCGCGACCCGCAGGCCCTGGCGCTGGCCTCGGCCCGCCTGGCGCGGTTCGGGGACCGGTTCGTCCCCGTGCACGCCGTCTACGACGAGATCGGTGACGTGGTGGACGAGCACGCGGACGGCGCCGTCCAGGGCGTCCTCATGGACCTCGGGGTGTCCTCGCTGCAGCTCGACGAGTCGGAGCGCGGCTTCTCGTACGCCCAGGACGCGCCGCTCGACATGCGGATGGACCAGTCCCGCGGCATGACCGCGGCGGACGTGCTGAACACCTACGACGAGCGCGACCTCGTGCGGATCCTGCGCGACTACGGCGAGGAGCGCTTCGCCCAGCGCGTGGCCCGCGCGATCGTGCGCCGCCGCCAGGAGCGGCCGTGGGAGCGCACGGCGGAGCTCGCCGACGTGGTCCGCGGCGCGATCCCCGCGGCGACGCGCAAGACCGGCGGCAACCCGTCCAAGCGCACGTTCCAGGCGCTGCGCATCGAGGTCAACGGCGAGCTGGAGGTGCTCGAGCGCGCCGTCCCGGCCGCGATCGAGGCGCTCGCGGTGGGCGGCCGGATCGTCGTGGAGTCCTACCAGTCGCTGGAGGACCGCATCGTCAAGCGCGCCATCGCCCGCGGGACGACGTCCAGCGCGCCCCCCGGCCTGCCGGTGGAGCCCGAGACGCACAAGCCGTACCTCGAGGCCCTCACGCGGGGCGCCGAGGAGGCGGACGACGCCGAGCTCGAGCGCAACCCCCGGTCCGCCTCGGTGCGCCTGCGCGCCGCCCGCCGGCTGCGACCCACCCCCGACCACCTGCTCGGCACCTCCCGGAAGGAGTCGCGATGA